Proteins encoded by one window of Streptosporangiales bacterium:
- a CDS encoding leucine dehydrogenase, with product MTAPVFDYLREHAFKKVVLVNDSATGLRGVIAIHSTALGPATGGLRMWTYASEEDAIFDALRLARGMTYKYAAAGVDLGGGKAVIIGDPKKDKSEALLRAMGRMIDQLGGEYITGEDVGTTLADMETLYAETEHVVTLPEHCGGAGDISPSTALGSVQAMRACAERVWGDTDLAGRTVALQGLGAVGSKALALLVKAGARVTVSDIDPDKVELAVREHGVDAVGPSAIYDVDAEIFAPYALGAVINDDTVGRLRGKVVAGSANNILAENRHGDELAERGIVYAVDYVANSGGTIFDTDRYRKGGFNPERARTNVLRILERTQEVFAIADREGIPYYRAADRLAEKRIEALSAVRLLDHPDTVHATPPTMRRS from the coding sequence ATGACCGCGCCGGTGTTCGACTACCTGCGGGAGCACGCCTTCAAGAAGGTAGTGCTGGTCAACGACAGCGCGACGGGTCTTCGCGGCGTGATCGCCATCCACTCCACCGCCCTGGGGCCTGCGACCGGTGGCCTGCGGATGTGGACGTACGCGAGCGAGGAAGACGCGATCTTCGACGCGTTGCGCCTCGCCAGGGGGATGACGTACAAGTACGCGGCTGCCGGCGTCGACCTCGGCGGCGGCAAGGCGGTGATCATCGGCGATCCGAAGAAGGACAAGTCGGAGGCGCTGCTGCGCGCCATGGGCCGGATGATCGACCAGCTCGGCGGCGAGTACATCACCGGTGAGGACGTCGGCACCACCCTGGCCGACATGGAGACGCTCTACGCGGAGACCGAACACGTCGTGACGCTGCCAGAACACTGCGGTGGCGCCGGTGACATCTCACCGTCCACCGCACTTGGCTCTGTGCAGGCGATGCGCGCGTGTGCCGAGCGCGTCTGGGGAGACACCGACCTCGCCGGACGCACCGTCGCCCTGCAAGGGCTCGGTGCGGTGGGAAGCAAGGCGCTCGCCCTGCTGGTGAAGGCGGGCGCACGGGTGACGGTGTCCGACATCGACCCCGACAAGGTCGAGCTGGCGGTGCGGGAACACGGTGTCGACGCGGTCGGGCCCAGCGCCATCTACGACGTCGATGCCGAGATCTTCGCGCCCTACGCGCTCGGTGCGGTCATCAACGACGACACCGTCGGCAGGCTGAGGGGCAAGGTCGTCGCCGGTTCCGCGAACAACATCCTTGCCGAGAACCGTCACGGCGACGAGCTCGCCGAGCGGGGCATCGTCTACGCCGTCGACTACGTGGCCAACTCCGGCGGAACAATCTTCGACACCGACCGCTACCGCAAGGGCGGTTTCAATCCAGAGCGCGCGCGTACCAACGTGCTGCGGATTCTCGAACGTACGCAGGAAGTGTTCGCGATCGCAGACCGGGAGGGCATCCCGTACTACCGCGCCGCCGACAGGCTGGCCGAAAAGCGGATCGAGGCGTTGAGCGCGGTACGTCTGCTCGACCACCCCGACACCGTTCACGCGACGCCACCGACGATGCGGCGTTCCTGA
- a CDS encoding glucose 1-dehydrogenase yields MNASPTFDLTGKVAVVTGSSRGLGKAMAWALASQGASVVISGRDLAVAEATAAEITAAGGTASATQFDNTERDSCAALVDSAVDRYGRLDILVNNAGTDIIKPAETYDENEWDEVIATNLSGYFHCAQFVARRLIDQGEGGSIVMISSIAGKVGIRGLTAYAASKGGIDQLVRTMAVEWAPHGIRVNAIAPGYFENIMQNATGEHDRPEKQRQVIDFTPMARRGLPAELGGPVVFLASDSASYVTGQVLYVDGGYTAN; encoded by the coding sequence ATGAATGCTTCCCCCACGTTCGACCTGACCGGGAAGGTTGCCGTCGTCACCGGGTCGAGCCGCGGGCTCGGCAAGGCGATGGCGTGGGCCCTGGCGTCCCAGGGCGCGTCGGTCGTCATCAGTGGGCGTGACCTGGCGGTGGCCGAGGCCACGGCCGCGGAGATCACGGCAGCGGGTGGCACCGCGTCGGCGACCCAGTTCGACAACACCGAGCGCGACAGCTGTGCGGCGCTCGTCGACTCCGCCGTCGACAGGTACGGCCGGCTCGACATCCTCGTCAACAACGCGGGCACCGACATCATCAAGCCGGCTGAGACCTACGACGAGAACGAGTGGGACGAGGTCATCGCCACGAACCTGAGCGGCTACTTCCACTGCGCGCAGTTCGTCGCGCGGCGGCTCATCGACCAGGGTGAGGGCGGGTCGATCGTGATGATCTCGTCGATCGCCGGCAAGGTCGGCATCCGTGGCCTTACGGCGTACGCCGCGAGCAAGGGTGGCATCGACCAGCTCGTGCGCACGATGGCGGTCGAGTGGGCGCCGCACGGCATCAGGGTCAACGCCATCGCGCCCGGCTACTTCGAGAACATCATGCAGAACGCGACCGGCGAGCACGACCGGCCGGAGAAGCAACGTCAGGTCATCGACTTCACGCCGATGGCGCGGCGCGGCCTCCCCGCCGAGCTCGGCGGGCCCGTGGTCTTCCTTGCCAGCGACTCGGCGTCGTACGTCACCGGACAGGTGCTCTACGTCGACGGCGGCTACACGGCCAACTGA
- a CDS encoding FCD domain-containing protein has product MESRTEPDARRGTSLREAVHQGLRDAILHGRYRPNQRLVELELAEELNASRTPVREALQRLGSEGLIVRVRRGWAVREFSKSEIRQIYEVRLALEGYAARLAAERASDRELDEIGALIDEQLRAQAADVIPRDLLVQVNDRFHDCIVAASGNERLVESIRHSRTYYFNYRLAALYSDGQAVASLDEHVAIAAAVRRRAGDKAELLTREHITSAVELIVDRLI; this is encoded by the coding sequence GTGGAGTCGCGTACGGAGCCCGACGCGCGGCGCGGGACCTCGCTGCGCGAGGCGGTCCATCAGGGACTACGCGACGCGATCCTGCACGGCAGGTACCGGCCCAACCAGCGGCTGGTCGAGCTGGAGCTGGCCGAGGAGCTGAACGCGAGCCGCACCCCGGTGCGCGAGGCGCTGCAGCGGCTCGGCAGCGAGGGGCTGATCGTGCGTGTCAGGCGTGGCTGGGCCGTTCGCGAGTTCAGCAAGTCGGAGATCCGCCAGATCTACGAGGTGCGGCTCGCCCTGGAGGGTTACGCCGCCAGGCTCGCGGCGGAACGGGCGAGCGACCGTGAGCTCGACGAGATCGGTGCGCTCATCGACGAGCAGTTGCGTGCGCAGGCCGCCGACGTGATCCCGCGGGACCTGCTGGTGCAGGTGAACGACCGCTTCCACGACTGCATCGTGGCGGCGTCGGGCAACGAGCGCCTGGTGGAGAGCATCCGCCACAGTCGCACCTACTACTTCAACTACCGGCTCGCCGCGCTGTACTCCGACGGCCAGGCCGTCGCGTCGCTCGACGAGCACGTCGCGATCGCGGCCGCCGTGCGCCGTCGCGCCGGTGACAAGGCGGAGCTGCTGACGCGCGAGCACATCACCAGCGCCGTCGAGCTCATCGTCGACCGCCTGATCTGA